The proteins below come from a single Arthrobacter crystallopoietes genomic window:
- a CDS encoding alpha-amylase family glycosyl hydrolase translates to MAGPAWVENAIWWQVYPLGFVGAERDAPTTGSEVQHRLPRLTAWLDYAVELGASGIALGPVFAAETHGYDTTDYFRIDPRLGDEADFEDFIAAAHSRGLRVLLDGVFNHVGRGFDRFQEVLREGPEAPSSSWFKLSWPEGPWSRGAGPAYEDFEGHHHLVALNHTEPQVRDFVVEVMKYWLARGADGWRLDAAYAVPPSFWAPVLDAVRADYPDAYFVGEFIHGDYAAAVAEGRLDSVTQYELWKAVWSSLNDVNLYELSAALERHNGFLESFAPLTFVGNHDVTRLASRLDNTMLLPHAVVIFLTLGGTPSIYAGDEQAFRGVKEDRAGGDDAVRPPFPDSPAELSSLGADICRLHQELIGVRRRHPWLHRARTRVLALANEHLVYEAAADGSCITVALNLADSPVSVDAPAGSRAVLASGGDVQVGGDGLELGPFAWSILGSDVG, encoded by the coding sequence ATGGCCGGGCCGGCTTGGGTCGAAAACGCCATATGGTGGCAGGTCTACCCGTTGGGGTTCGTCGGGGCGGAACGGGACGCTCCTACGACGGGCAGCGAGGTGCAGCACCGGTTGCCGCGGCTGACGGCGTGGCTGGACTACGCAGTGGAGCTGGGCGCTTCCGGAATTGCGCTCGGACCGGTTTTTGCTGCCGAAACCCACGGCTACGACACCACCGACTACTTTCGCATCGATCCCCGCCTCGGGGACGAAGCCGACTTCGAGGACTTCATTGCCGCGGCCCATTCGCGCGGGCTGCGGGTCCTGCTGGACGGCGTCTTCAACCATGTGGGCCGCGGCTTTGACCGGTTCCAAGAGGTCCTCCGGGAGGGGCCGGAAGCGCCGTCGTCGTCCTGGTTCAAGCTTTCCTGGCCCGAGGGGCCATGGAGCCGGGGCGCCGGACCGGCCTACGAGGACTTCGAGGGGCACCACCACTTGGTAGCCCTGAACCACACGGAACCGCAGGTGCGCGATTTCGTCGTCGAGGTGATGAAGTACTGGCTGGCCCGCGGCGCGGATGGCTGGCGGCTGGATGCGGCGTACGCGGTTCCGCCGTCGTTCTGGGCACCGGTGCTGGACGCGGTCCGCGCCGACTATCCGGACGCGTACTTCGTCGGCGAGTTCATCCACGGGGACTACGCCGCCGCAGTGGCGGAAGGAAGGCTTGACTCGGTGACCCAGTACGAGCTGTGGAAGGCCGTCTGGAGCTCGCTCAACGATGTCAACCTCTACGAACTGTCCGCCGCGCTGGAGCGGCACAACGGCTTCCTCGAGTCCTTCGCGCCGCTGACCTTCGTGGGCAACCATGACGTCACCCGGCTGGCCAGCCGGCTGGACAACACCATGCTGCTGCCCCACGCCGTCGTTATTTTCCTGACACTGGGAGGCACGCCTTCCATCTATGCCGGCGATGAGCAGGCGTTCCGCGGGGTGAAGGAGGACCGTGCCGGCGGGGACGACGCCGTCCGGCCGCCCTTTCCGGACAGTCCGGCGGAGCTCAGCAGCCTGGGCGCGGACATTTGCCGGCTGCACCAGGAGCTGATCGGCGTCCGGCGCCGGCATCCCTGGCTGCACCGGGCGCGGACCCGGGTTCTGGCCCTGGCCAACGAACACCTTGTGTATGAAGCGGCAGCCGACGGGAGCTGCATTACCGTTGCGCTCAACCTCGCCGACAGTCCGGTGAGTGTCGATGCGCCTGCGGGCAGCCGCGCCGTTCTGGCCAGCGGCGGCGACGTTCAGGTGGGCGGTGACGGACTGGAGCTGGGCCCCTTCGCCTGGTCCATCCTCGGCAGCGACGTCGGCTAA
- a CDS encoding ferredoxin reductase, which yields MIRLRQLAQAASVLTTPLAPEDILSLFNPVFSARQMRGVVTRVVPETPGSATIYFRPGPGWKAHQAGQWARIGVELDGVRHWRSYSLSTAAGEDPAITVTDIGAVSGALVRKVKPGDVLFLAAPQGDFVLPEQPRPLLMLTAGSGITPVMSMIRTLVPARPDADVVLIHSVRTPQDSIFGEELHELADQFPRLHVLHWFTEEYGRFDFSSPAELDRLCPDWRERAAYACGPEGFLDEAEALWAREAAASKTGVPAVPGGTGALTIERFSTGLAGGEGHDGGLVTFEASDREIEADGNTPLLDVGEDAGILMPSGCRMGICQSCLAPLRAGQVRDLRTGEVLGEPGQLIQTCITAAAGPVNLDL from the coding sequence ATGATCCGGCTCCGGCAGCTGGCGCAGGCCGCGTCCGTTCTGACAACCCCGTTGGCTCCCGAAGATATTCTGTCCCTGTTCAATCCGGTGTTCTCCGCCCGCCAGATGCGCGGCGTAGTGACCCGGGTGGTACCGGAGACACCCGGGTCAGCCACCATTTATTTCCGCCCCGGCCCCGGCTGGAAAGCCCATCAGGCAGGCCAGTGGGCGCGCATCGGGGTAGAACTCGACGGCGTGCGCCACTGGCGTTCCTATTCGCTGAGCACTGCCGCCGGTGAGGACCCGGCCATCACCGTGACGGACATCGGGGCGGTCTCCGGTGCTCTGGTGCGCAAGGTCAAACCCGGCGACGTGCTGTTCCTGGCCGCGCCGCAGGGTGACTTCGTCCTGCCCGAGCAGCCCCGGCCCCTGCTGATGCTCACCGCAGGCAGCGGCATCACCCCGGTCATGTCCATGATCCGCACGCTGGTGCCGGCCCGCCCGGACGCGGACGTAGTGCTCATCCACTCCGTCCGGACCCCGCAGGACAGCATCTTCGGGGAAGAACTGCATGAGCTGGCCGACCAGTTCCCGCGCCTGCACGTCCTCCACTGGTTCACCGAGGAATACGGGCGGTTCGATTTCAGCTCGCCCGCGGAGCTGGACCGGCTCTGCCCGGACTGGCGGGAACGCGCCGCCTACGCCTGCGGCCCCGAAGGCTTCCTCGACGAGGCCGAAGCGCTCTGGGCACGCGAAGCGGCTGCGTCCAAAACCGGCGTCCCAGCCGTTCCCGGGGGGACCGGCGCCCTGACCATTGAACGCTTCAGTACCGGCCTTGCCGGGGGAGAAGGGCACGACGGCGGTCTGGTCACCTTCGAGGCGTCCGACCGCGAAATCGAGGCGGACGGAAACACTCCGCTGCTCGACGTCGGCGAAGACGCAGGTATCCTGATGCCCAGTGGCTGCCGGATGGGGATCTGCCAAAGCTGCCTCGCACCACTACGCGCCGGACAAGTCCGTGACCTGCGCACCGGGGAAGTCCTCGGCGAACCCGGCCAACTCATCCAGACATGCATTACGGCAGCCGCCGGACCCGTCAACCTGGATCTCTAA
- a CDS encoding fatty acid desaturase family protein produces METVSTTATARRTGGLAASGHPLVRPPAAAHLSDEQVAELGRELDAIRDEVIAERGASDAAYIRRVIKAQRGLEIAGRGALLAGRNKAAWVTGTTLLSFAKILENMEIGHNVLHGQWDWMRDPDIHSTTWEWDFVTPARSWQHTHNDLHHRWTNVIGKDKDVGYNLLRMSPDQPWRPFNLGNPLWNAILAPVFEWGIAIYDLELVDYREGTKSKAALVKDLKAMGRKALRQFTKDYAATPIVAMVTGSGKQALWGTLAANAVRNVWAHAVIFCGHFPDGADTFTEEMVDGETRGDWYVRQMIGSANISGSKFMHLMTGNLSHQIEHHLFPDLPSNRYIEVAPKVRDICRRYGLPYNSGPLFKQVGSSWAKVFKYALPDKAAPAS; encoded by the coding sequence ATGGAAACCGTTTCCACTACGGCCACAGCCCGCAGAACCGGTGGGCTCGCCGCGTCGGGCCATCCGCTGGTCCGCCCGCCCGCGGCCGCCCACCTCTCGGATGAGCAGGTTGCCGAACTCGGCCGGGAACTGGACGCCATCCGAGACGAAGTCATCGCCGAGCGCGGTGCGTCGGATGCCGCCTACATCCGGCGGGTGATCAAGGCCCAGCGCGGACTCGAGATCGCCGGCCGCGGAGCACTCCTGGCCGGGCGCAACAAGGCCGCGTGGGTCACCGGCACCACCCTCCTGAGCTTCGCGAAGATCCTGGAGAACATGGAGATCGGCCACAACGTGCTCCACGGCCAGTGGGACTGGATGCGCGATCCGGACATCCACTCCACCACCTGGGAGTGGGACTTCGTCACCCCTGCCCGATCCTGGCAGCACACCCACAACGACCTGCACCACCGCTGGACCAACGTCATCGGCAAGGACAAGGACGTCGGCTACAACCTGCTGCGCATGTCCCCGGACCAGCCATGGCGGCCCTTCAACCTGGGCAACCCGCTGTGGAACGCGATCTTGGCGCCCGTGTTCGAATGGGGGATCGCCATCTACGACCTGGAGCTGGTGGATTACCGCGAAGGCACGAAGTCCAAGGCCGCTCTCGTCAAAGACCTCAAGGCCATGGGCCGCAAGGCCCTGCGCCAGTTCACCAAGGACTACGCCGCAACGCCGATCGTGGCCATGGTCACCGGCTCCGGCAAGCAGGCACTCTGGGGAACCCTGGCAGCCAACGCCGTCCGCAACGTCTGGGCGCATGCGGTCATATTCTGCGGCCACTTTCCTGACGGCGCGGATACCTTCACCGAGGAAATGGTCGACGGCGAAACCCGCGGCGACTGGTATGTGCGCCAGATGATCGGATCGGCGAACATCTCCGGTTCCAAATTCATGCACCTGATGACCGGAAACCTGTCCCACCAGATCGAACATCACCTGTTCCCCGACCTGCCCTCCAACCGCTACATCGAAGTGGCCCCGAAAGTACGCGACATCTGCCGCCGCTACGGATTGCCCTACAACTCCGGCCCCTTGTTCAAGCAGGTCGGATCCTCCTGGGCGAAGGTCTTCAAGTACGCGCTCCCGGACAAAGCCGCGCCGGCTTCCTGA
- a CDS encoding DUF4386 domain-containing protein: MESTGTGPRTGRESGGGIRRATGGLFVISALTFAGAATVLSAMFDWPDILREPAAVVLPAFADGGTGLVWTWFATAWTYGILAVPILLLPSALGRREDPVLRAATYIGATSVVLSLIGFLRWVFVVPHLAEAYVSGDAAARTAVDAAWTAQHQFGGALLGEHLGQLLVIGWTIALSTVILRSRILPRWLGAAGLVTSVLYLLNQGDILATAVPGFPVWDLAGLIGSSTWGLWIAALGAVLLLKRTTPPAPIQQQARLQSAGVPSRELVPEPVNHAYTGADGPVEQL, encoded by the coding sequence ATGGAGTCCACCGGTACGGGCCCACGAACAGGTAGGGAATCCGGCGGTGGCATCCGCCGGGCGACCGGCGGGTTGTTCGTCATCAGCGCCCTGACATTCGCCGGGGCGGCCACCGTCTTATCGGCGATGTTCGATTGGCCCGATATTCTGCGCGAGCCGGCCGCCGTAGTGCTTCCTGCTTTTGCTGACGGCGGCACCGGCTTGGTCTGGACCTGGTTTGCGACCGCATGGACCTACGGCATCCTTGCCGTGCCGATCCTGCTGCTGCCTTCCGCCCTGGGCCGGCGCGAGGATCCCGTATTGCGAGCTGCCACTTATATTGGCGCCACATCCGTGGTGCTATCTCTGATCGGATTTCTGCGCTGGGTCTTCGTCGTGCCGCATCTGGCCGAGGCCTACGTCTCGGGCGACGCCGCCGCCAGGACCGCGGTGGACGCCGCCTGGACTGCCCAGCACCAGTTCGGTGGTGCGCTGCTGGGCGAGCACCTGGGGCAACTGCTGGTTATCGGTTGGACGATTGCACTCAGCACGGTCATTCTGCGCAGCCGCATCCTGCCGCGCTGGCTAGGTGCCGCCGGCCTCGTCACCAGTGTCCTTTATCTGCTCAACCAGGGTGACATCCTGGCCACCGCCGTGCCCGGTTTCCCTGTCTGGGATCTCGCAGGGCTGATAGGCAGCTCAACGTGGGGACTGTGGATTGCCGCCCTCGGCGCCGTCCTCCTGCTCAAGCGAACGACGCCGCCGGCTCCAATCCAGCAGCAAGCACGGCTGCAATCAGCCGGTGTGCCGTCCCGTGAGCTTGTCCCGGAGCCGGTCAACCATGCCTACACCGGGGCCGATGGTCCTGTGGAACAGCTCTGA
- a CDS encoding hemerythrin domain-containing protein has protein sequence MTEPGSGGTRVDVVDILTTDHQEMVSLIAQIESTSDPGQRRDLADTVIAEVMRHAVAEEMFVYPAVEEHVPNGTKEVEHDKNEHDEIVRLMKQVEDVDAADPEFMELIRELEAKLRHHAKDEESEQFPQLRAHIPAEKLVDLGEKVENAKKLAPTRPHPHAPHSELFHRTIGPGVGMVDRLRDKLTGRHTG, from the coding sequence ATGACCGAGCCCGGTAGTGGTGGAACACGCGTGGATGTCGTCGATATCCTCACGACCGACCATCAGGAGATGGTCTCGCTGATAGCGCAGATCGAGAGCACATCCGATCCCGGCCAGCGCCGGGATCTGGCTGACACCGTGATCGCGGAGGTGATGCGTCATGCTGTCGCCGAGGAGATGTTCGTCTACCCGGCGGTAGAAGAACACGTGCCGAACGGCACCAAAGAGGTCGAGCACGATAAGAACGAACACGACGAGATAGTCCGGCTGATGAAGCAGGTTGAAGACGTCGACGCCGCCGATCCGGAATTCATGGAACTAATCCGCGAGCTGGAGGCGAAGTTGCGCCACCATGCGAAGGACGAGGAGTCCGAGCAATTCCCCCAGCTACGCGCCCATATCCCTGCCGAGAAACTCGTCGATCTCGGTGAAAAGGTGGAAAACGCCAAGAAACTGGCCCCGACCCGGCCGCACCCCCATGCGCCGCACTCAGAGCTGTTCCACAGGACCATCGGCCCCGGTGTAGGCATGGTTGACCGGCTCCGGGACAAGCTCACGGGACGGCACACCGGCTGA
- a CDS encoding sugar porter family MFS transporter, whose protein sequence is MQKPLVHEKTPLKVVMVAIVAALGGFLFGFDSAVINGAVDAVQQQFGLGSVLLGFTVSCALLGAMTGAWLSGPLADRQGRVRAMLVASVLFTVSAVGSGLAVGVTDLIIWRFIGGIGVGMASVLAPAYIAEVSPAHSRGRLGSLQQLAIVLGIFVALLTDAFLAAVAGGAGEPMWFGLEAWRWMFLAETVPAVLYGLLALQVPESPRYLVAKNELVGAAKVLRDVVGLNGKQAVQDKIQAIRETIYSEERQGLKDLMGGKGWLLPIVWVGIFLSVFQQFVGINVIFYYSTSLWRSVGFNESDSFSITVITSVTNIVVTVVAIMLVDKVGRKPLLVAGSIGMLLSLGVMALCFSQAVGTGEDVTLPQPWGVVALIAANLFVVSFGATWGPVVWVLLGEMFPNRIRAVALSVAAAAQWLANFAITTTFPFLADIDLTLAYGLYAFFALLSLVFVWKFVPETKGKELEAM, encoded by the coding sequence ATGCAGAAGCCCTTGGTCCACGAAAAGACTCCGCTCAAAGTCGTCATGGTCGCCATCGTTGCGGCGCTCGGCGGCTTCCTGTTCGGCTTCGATAGCGCCGTGATCAACGGCGCCGTCGACGCGGTGCAGCAGCAGTTCGGACTGGGCAGTGTACTGCTCGGCTTCACCGTCTCCTGCGCACTGCTTGGAGCCATGACCGGGGCCTGGCTCTCCGGCCCGCTCGCCGACCGCCAGGGCCGGGTTCGGGCGATGCTGGTGGCTTCGGTCCTCTTTACGGTCTCGGCCGTCGGCTCCGGCCTCGCCGTCGGCGTGACCGACCTGATTATCTGGCGCTTCATCGGCGGCATCGGTGTCGGCATGGCATCGGTTCTCGCCCCGGCCTATATTGCAGAGGTCTCGCCCGCGCACAGCCGCGGGCGGCTCGGCTCGCTGCAGCAGTTGGCCATCGTGCTCGGCATCTTTGTGGCGCTGCTGACTGACGCGTTCCTGGCGGCCGTGGCCGGTGGGGCCGGGGAACCAATGTGGTTCGGGCTGGAGGCCTGGCGCTGGATGTTCCTGGCGGAAACCGTCCCCGCCGTGCTGTACGGACTGCTGGCCCTGCAGGTGCCCGAGTCGCCTCGCTATTTGGTCGCCAAAAACGAACTGGTGGGCGCCGCCAAGGTACTGCGCGACGTCGTTGGCCTTAATGGCAAACAGGCGGTGCAGGACAAGATTCAGGCCATCCGAGAAACCATCTACAGCGAGGAACGGCAGGGACTCAAAGACCTGATGGGCGGCAAGGGCTGGCTGCTGCCGATCGTGTGGGTTGGCATCTTCCTTTCCGTCTTCCAGCAGTTCGTTGGCATCAACGTGATCTTCTACTACTCCACGAGCCTGTGGAGATCCGTGGGCTTCAACGAGTCTGACTCCTTCAGCATTACTGTCATTACCTCGGTGACCAACATCGTGGTGACGGTGGTGGCCATCATGCTGGTGGACAAGGTGGGGCGCAAGCCGCTGCTGGTGGCTGGCTCTATCGGCATGTTGCTGTCGCTTGGCGTGATGGCTCTGTGTTTCAGCCAGGCCGTCGGGACCGGTGAAGACGTCACATTGCCGCAGCCGTGGGGTGTGGTGGCGCTGATCGCGGCCAACCTGTTTGTGGTCTCTTTCGGCGCCACCTGGGGTCCGGTGGTCTGGGTCTTGCTGGGGGAGATGTTCCCCAACAGGATCCGTGCCGTGGCGCTCTCCGTCGCCGCGGCCGCACAGTGGTTGGCCAACTTCGCCATCACCACCACCTTCCCGTTCCTCGCAGATATCGACCTGACTCTGGCGTACGGACTGTATGCGTTCTTCGCGCTGTTGTCCCTGGTATTCGTCTGGAAGTTCGTGCCTGAAACCAAAGGCAAGGAACTCGAGGCTATGTAG
- a CDS encoding DUF222 domain-containing protein, with translation MAIAPFEAHQEPAGFLASVHVALHDFSAMFQQDCLLQSPKELAATVAGIEEISKAVEQLQVIGAHAVEQQNIAQVGETDQRIPWGDPVQGLGADGKPKKPEHKDAAEYLRQKLKISRGEAKRRLRVGSSTMPSTLMTGEQAPPKLERLGAALTSSKISGQAATLIRDAMERVRPLASATDLAAMENQLTMQASESDIDGLREIIKRWEAILDPDGLEPTDEILRAKQGVFHRGKRQGLHRLEIAATPEQYEYLVTVMNTATNPRVKSTFAPEDGTPAPTAAGGTQAPAAPDTARETPEQEWQGPTRPQKLLQGLVGACQIALSTDKLPSSGGHRPQVMINLDYKDLVDQIGASGHAVFGGLISPNTVRKIACDADLIPLVLGGKGEILDIGRAQRLFTPAQRRALVARDKGCAFPDCTMPAPWTEAHHIKFWDKHNGCTSVHNGVLLCSYHHHLLHDENWKIELRDGIPWFIPPRYIDPDQKPRRNRYRFAGTPLPGSRAQTPAAENGTTTEPPPRPADPSLTPRPGPPGQKVETPLPLKEPETAMAKGRPKSPKRCTASNVPQESTLSKQALIGERKDDWNRPFDEWPLQPNEPPW, from the coding sequence ATGGCAATCGCACCGTTCGAAGCGCATCAGGAGCCCGCGGGCTTCCTCGCTTCGGTGCACGTTGCCCTCCACGATTTTTCGGCCATGTTCCAGCAGGACTGCCTCCTGCAGTCCCCCAAGGAACTCGCCGCCACCGTTGCCGGCATTGAAGAGATCTCCAAAGCGGTCGAGCAACTGCAGGTCATCGGCGCCCACGCCGTCGAGCAGCAGAACATCGCCCAGGTCGGTGAAACGGACCAGCGCATCCCCTGGGGCGACCCGGTGCAGGGACTCGGCGCGGACGGAAAACCGAAAAAGCCCGAACACAAGGATGCCGCCGAATACCTTCGCCAGAAACTCAAGATCAGCCGCGGTGAAGCCAAACGCAGGCTCCGCGTAGGTTCCAGCACCATGCCTTCGACCCTGATGACCGGAGAACAGGCACCGCCGAAGCTCGAACGTCTTGGCGCAGCACTGACCTCGTCAAAAATCAGCGGTCAAGCCGCAACCCTCATCCGCGACGCGATGGAACGCGTCCGCCCGCTGGCATCCGCCACAGACCTGGCCGCCATGGAAAACCAGCTGACCATGCAGGCCTCCGAATCAGACATCGACGGCCTGCGCGAAATCATCAAACGCTGGGAAGCAATACTCGACCCCGACGGACTCGAACCCACCGATGAAATCCTGCGCGCGAAACAGGGCGTGTTCCACCGCGGCAAACGCCAAGGCCTCCACCGACTGGAAATCGCCGCCACACCGGAACAATACGAATACCTCGTTACCGTCATGAACACAGCAACCAACCCGCGCGTCAAAAGCACCTTCGCACCGGAAGACGGCACACCGGCCCCCACAGCAGCCGGCGGCACGCAAGCTCCCGCCGCCCCCGACACGGCCCGGGAAACGCCGGAACAGGAATGGCAAGGACCAACACGTCCGCAGAAACTCCTGCAAGGCCTCGTCGGCGCCTGCCAGATCGCCCTCTCCACGGACAAACTCCCCTCCAGCGGCGGCCACCGCCCCCAGGTCATGATCAACCTGGACTACAAAGACCTGGTCGACCAGATCGGAGCCTCCGGCCACGCGGTCTTCGGCGGACTGATCAGCCCCAACACCGTCCGCAAAATAGCCTGCGATGCCGACCTCATCCCCCTGGTCCTCGGCGGCAAAGGCGAAATCCTCGACATCGGCCGCGCCCAACGGCTGTTCACCCCCGCCCAGCGCCGCGCACTCGTAGCCCGGGACAAAGGATGCGCCTTCCCCGACTGCACCATGCCCGCACCCTGGACCGAAGCACACCACATCAAGTTCTGGGACAAGCACAACGGCTGCACCTCAGTCCACAACGGCGTCCTTCTCTGCAGCTACCACCACCACCTGCTGCACGACGAAAACTGGAAAATCGAACTCCGCGACGGAATCCCGTGGTTCATCCCGCCCCGCTACATAGATCCAGATCAAAAACCCCGCCGCAACCGATACCGATTCGCCGGCACACCCCTGCCCGGATCCCGCGCCCAAACCCCGGCTGCCGAGAACGGGACCACCACGGAACCCCCACCACGACCGGCGGATCCCTCACTGACGCCAAGGCCCGGTCCCCCGGGCCAAAAGGTAGAGACCCCGTTGCCGCTGAAGGAACCTGAAACCGCTATGGCCAAGGGTCGACCCAAGTCACCCAAAAGGTGCACCGCGTCAAATGTGCCGCAGGAGTCAACGCTGTCCAAACAGGCACTGATCGGAGAGCGAAAGGATGATTGGAACCGGCCGTTCGATGAATGGCCGCTGCAGCCGAACGAGCCACCGTGGTGA
- a CDS encoding DUF6328 family protein: MATDDQVYEDSVGRRETFEEKLDRNWNDLLQELRVMQTGAQIITAFLMTLPFQARFEDLAPYQVGLYVALLTFTGLLTCLILTPVAIHRKLFGLHVKDSTVAHGHRIVKMAVLGIGLMATGCVAFILDVVAGDQVAIYVGGGVLLVMLALLWVIPALLKRAVNPDEAKHQYGDKNNDAGMNSDAIE; encoded by the coding sequence ATGGCTACGGACGATCAGGTGTACGAAGATTCGGTGGGCCGCCGGGAGACGTTCGAGGAGAAGCTCGACCGCAACTGGAACGATCTGCTGCAGGAGCTGCGCGTCATGCAGACCGGCGCGCAGATCATCACGGCTTTCCTCATGACCCTGCCGTTCCAGGCCCGATTCGAGGACCTGGCCCCTTACCAGGTTGGCCTCTACGTTGCGTTGCTGACGTTCACCGGCCTGCTGACCTGCCTGATCCTCACACCCGTAGCCATCCACCGCAAGCTTTTCGGCCTGCATGTGAAGGATTCCACCGTGGCGCACGGGCACCGGATCGTGAAGATGGCCGTGCTCGGGATCGGACTGATGGCCACCGGCTGCGTCGCCTTCATTCTCGATGTCGTGGCGGGCGACCAGGTGGCGATTTACGTGGGCGGCGGCGTTCTGCTGGTCATGCTCGCGCTGCTGTGGGTGATCCCGGCCTTGCTCAAACGCGCGGTGAACCCCGACGAGGCGAAGCACCAGTACGGCGACAAGAACAACGACGCCGGCATGAACAGCGACGCCATCGAGTAA
- a CDS encoding MarR family winged helix-turn-helix transcriptional regulator: MPSSDSEGSSVPAGAAASAGEPTAAGKAGKPVQPVAEFKAGQVPPGADYPGRELMLLLQSFTTETDRYIDTMGRRYGMHRTDLNALTTVIDAQREGRTITPGVLGAKLSLSSAATTALVDRLGKVGHMVRARSETDRRQVQLEITESARTTGAEIFSPMVEELIKVVSRHSAAEVELLSTFMAELRDAMIRAREQAAGQERNSAGSAAASNGS; encoded by the coding sequence ATGCCAAGTTCTGATTCCGAGGGTTCGTCCGTGCCTGCAGGCGCCGCAGCCTCCGCCGGGGAACCGACCGCCGCCGGGAAGGCCGGGAAGCCTGTGCAGCCTGTGGCCGAGTTCAAGGCAGGGCAGGTGCCTCCCGGCGCCGACTACCCCGGCCGGGAGCTCATGCTGCTGTTGCAGAGCTTCACCACGGAGACTGACCGCTACATCGATACGATGGGCCGCCGTTACGGCATGCACCGGACGGACCTGAATGCCCTGACTACGGTGATCGACGCGCAGCGGGAGGGCCGGACGATCACGCCGGGCGTCCTGGGTGCAAAACTGTCATTGAGCTCCGCCGCGACAACGGCACTGGTGGACAGGCTGGGCAAGGTGGGGCATATGGTCCGCGCGCGCAGCGAGACCGACCGCCGGCAGGTACAGCTGGAAATCACCGAGAGCGCCCGCACCACCGGGGCCGAGATCTTCTCGCCGATGGTCGAAGAACTCATCAAGGTAGTTTCCCGGCATTCGGCCGCCGAAGTTGAGCTGCTCTCCACGTTCATGGCCGAGCTGCGGGACGCGATGATCCGCGCCCGCGAACAAGCCGCGGGTCAGGAGCGGAACAGCGCCGGTTCGGCGGCGGCAAGCAACGGCAGCTGA
- the idi gene encoding isopentenyl-diphosphate Delta-isomerase: MNSVHPSDSSIENVVLVDNDGAAIGTADKAKVHTAATPLHLAFSCHLFNQDGQILVTRRALSKLTWPGVWTNSFCGHPAPGETTEEAVIRRAPQELGIAVSGLRPVLPDFRYRALDASGVVENEICPVYTAVLETDPQPAPAEVCEWRWTDPAALVRAVDAAPWAFSPWLVLQLPLLAAAEPALFRS; the protein is encoded by the coding sequence ATGAACAGCGTCCATCCCAGCGACTCGAGCATTGAGAATGTTGTCCTGGTGGACAACGACGGCGCCGCCATCGGCACCGCGGACAAGGCCAAGGTCCATACCGCGGCCACGCCACTGCACCTGGCTTTCTCCTGCCACCTCTTCAATCAGGACGGGCAAATCCTGGTGACCAGGCGGGCGCTGTCAAAACTGACGTGGCCGGGCGTGTGGACCAACTCCTTCTGCGGCCATCCCGCCCCGGGCGAAACCACGGAGGAAGCCGTTATCCGGCGCGCCCCACAGGAACTGGGGATCGCAGTTTCCGGGCTGCGGCCGGTCCTGCCCGACTTCCGTTACCGCGCGCTGGACGCCTCCGGCGTGGTGGAGAACGAAATCTGCCCCGTCTACACAGCGGTATTGGAAACCGATCCACAGCCCGCACCGGCAGAGGTTTGCGAGTGGCGCTGGACAGATCCTGCTGCCCTGGTCCGCGCCGTGGACGCTGCGCCATGGGCTTTCAGCCCCTGGCTGGTGCTTCAGCTGCCGTTGCTTGCCGCCGCCGAACCGGCGCTGTTCCGCTCCTGA